In Melitaea cinxia chromosome 11, ilMelCinx1.1, whole genome shotgun sequence, a genomic segment contains:
- the LOC123657928 gene encoding uncharacterized protein LOC123657928 yields MSDYSFMDRIRSFLGIRPEPPRNDFRNPIWGSDDDDDVDELYTREQQIDIYNDPLGFQREFAKHMQDMFTTFGSVFGDMKNFLSQGDLDSFGAITDFPSTENETENFDSNRIRDYYLKPGYHDKYDYPQQDTDLDGKISSNEISGLLEKKGDGQIISKTPFSGTIIPGKSFCQTIITTSITKPDGTIETRRIVKKGNEVIEETTTTTDPETRNPYNPGLNPIQTTHLMLSQLSSFLRNFY; encoded by the coding sequence ATGTCCGATTATTCGTTCATGGACAGAATACGTTCGTTTTTGGGTATACGACCTGAACCTCCAAGAAACGATTTTCGCAATCCAATTTGGGGAtccgacgacgacgacgacgtcGACGAACTATACACCAGAGAGCAACAAATAGATATTTACAATGATCCATTAGGTTTTCAACGGGAATTCGCCAAACATATGCAGGATATGTTTACTACTTTCGGCAGCGTATTTGGTGATATGAAAAACTTCTTGAGTCAAGGCGACCTGGACTCCTTTGGAGCTATCACTGACTTCCCGTCAACAGAGAATGAAACCGAAAACTTTGATAGCAATCGCATTCGAGATTACTATTTGAAACCTGGATATCATGACAAATATGATTACCCACAGCAAGACACAGATCTGGACGGTAAGATTTCTTCTAACGAAATATCAGGATTATTAGAAAAGAAAGGTGATGGGCAAATTATTTCCAAGACTCCGTTTAGTGGTACCATTATTCCTGGAAAATCATTTTGCCAAACAATAATTACAACAAGTATTACTAAACCGGACGGTACAATAGAGACACGCAGGATTGTTAAAAAAGGTAATGAAGTTATCGAAGAGACTACGACAACCACAGACCCAGAAACTAGGAATCCCTACAACCCTGGTTTAAATCCGATTCAAACAACTCACTTGATGCTGTCGCAGCTTTCATCATTTTTGAGaaacttttattga